A region from the Saccharomonospora azurea NA-128 genome encodes:
- a CDS encoding aminodeoxychorismate/anthranilate synthase component II, translating to MRVLVVDNYDSFVYNLVQYLAQLGAECTVWRNDVVDVDDVVRFDGVLVSPGPGTPEKAGRSVEVVRRCADESVPVLGVCLGHQAIGVAWGATVDRAPELLHGKTSEVEHDGAGVFAGLPSPFTATRYHSLTVLPETVPDTFEVTGRTASGIVMGMRHRELPVEGVQFHPESVLTQGGHRMLANWMASAGHPVREQLVDELEQATRAVQHAAMA from the coding sequence ATGCGTGTACTCGTCGTCGACAACTACGACAGCTTCGTCTACAACCTCGTGCAGTACCTCGCCCAGCTGGGCGCGGAGTGCACGGTGTGGCGCAACGACGTCGTGGACGTCGACGACGTGGTCCGCTTCGACGGGGTGCTCGTCTCGCCCGGCCCGGGGACGCCGGAGAAGGCCGGACGCAGCGTCGAGGTCGTGCGGCGGTGCGCGGACGAATCCGTGCCGGTGCTCGGCGTCTGCCTCGGCCACCAGGCCATCGGCGTCGCGTGGGGGGCGACGGTGGACCGCGCGCCCGAGCTCCTGCACGGCAAGACCAGCGAGGTGGAACATGACGGCGCCGGTGTCTTCGCGGGCCTGCCCAGTCCGTTCACCGCGACCCGATACCACTCGCTGACGGTGCTGCCCGAGACCGTCCCGGACACCTTCGAGGTCACCGGACGGACCGCCTCGGGGATCGTGATGGGCATGCGACACCGGGAACTGCCCGTCGAGGGCGTGCAGTTCCACCCGGAATCCGTGCTCACCCAGGGCGGGCACCGGATGCTCGCCAACTGGATGGCCTCCGCCGGACATCCGGTCCGCGAGCAGCTCGTCGACGAGCTGGAGCAGGCCACCCGCGCGGTGCAGCACGCCGCCATGGCGTAG
- the pknB gene encoding Stk1 family PASTA domain-containing Ser/Thr kinase, with protein sequence MSAPRLLSNRYELGDTLGYGGMSEVHHGHDTRLGREVAVKILRADLARDPMFQERFRREAQNAAALNHPAIVAVYDTGEADTEYGPLPYIVMEYVEGRTLRDIVKTEGPMPQKRAMEVMADVCAALDFSHRHGIIHRDVKPANVMITRNGAVKVMDFGIARAVHDGQAAMTQTAAVIGTAQYLSPEQARGETVDARSDVYSAGCVLYELVTGEPPFTGDSPVAVAYQHVREAPNAPSESNPAVSPELDAVVLMALAKSTTERYQSAAEMRSDLVRTLSGQRPAAPMVGAVPVEEERTQVLNAPRKPEPVDDAYEAEPYDDPAEEARQRRKRRTITAVLLTLLALGAVAFITWINGGFKGTPEQAVIPDVQDLRVEKAQQELREDGFTNIDQEAVICLDNPPSGDSPCSSDKIGKVIETDPPPGEEVALDTRILLRVGTAPNKVSVPDLNGLSPEAAKAELADANLTLDPNYDEVEVDDPNLYGKVVGQSPEADKKVEPGHSVSIKVGKQPDMVQVPNMTGKSYDEAKATLEGLDLVVERDDVDHEKPEGTVVSQEPNGGSVETGSTVVLSVSNGSQSQIELPDLTGMTYEEAVKALKDEGWNGTASQQTQTTDDSDLVGKVIATNPSAGNSIAKNQNITLVIGADDEGSTEPSDDDDIPGIPW encoded by the coding sequence ATGAGCGCACCCCGACTGCTCTCGAACCGCTATGAGCTGGGTGACACACTCGGCTATGGCGGGATGTCCGAGGTCCACCACGGTCACGACACCCGACTCGGCCGCGAAGTGGCCGTGAAGATCCTGCGTGCCGACCTCGCCCGCGACCCCATGTTCCAGGAGCGCTTCCGGCGGGAGGCGCAGAACGCCGCTGCCCTGAACCACCCGGCGATCGTGGCCGTGTACGACACGGGGGAAGCGGACACCGAGTACGGCCCGCTGCCCTACATCGTCATGGAGTACGTCGAGGGCCGGACGCTGCGCGACATCGTGAAGACCGAGGGGCCGATGCCGCAGAAGCGGGCCATGGAGGTCATGGCCGACGTCTGCGCCGCCCTGGACTTCTCCCACCGCCACGGCATCATCCACCGCGACGTCAAGCCCGCCAACGTCATGATCACGCGCAACGGCGCGGTGAAGGTCATGGACTTCGGCATCGCGCGCGCGGTGCACGACGGTCAGGCGGCGATGACGCAGACGGCCGCGGTCATCGGCACGGCCCAGTACCTCTCGCCGGAGCAGGCGCGCGGCGAGACGGTCGACGCGCGATCGGACGTGTACTCCGCGGGCTGCGTGCTGTACGAGCTGGTGACCGGCGAGCCGCCCTTCACCGGTGACTCTCCGGTCGCGGTGGCCTACCAGCACGTCCGGGAAGCGCCGAACGCGCCGTCGGAGTCGAATCCGGCGGTGAGCCCCGAGCTGGACGCCGTGGTGTTGATGGCGCTGGCGAAGAGCACGACCGAGCGGTACCAGTCGGCGGCGGAGATGCGGTCGGACCTGGTGCGGACCCTCTCGGGTCAGCGGCCCGCCGCCCCGATGGTGGGCGCCGTTCCGGTCGAGGAGGAGCGCACCCAGGTGCTCAACGCACCGCGCAAGCCCGAGCCCGTCGACGACGCGTACGAGGCGGAGCCGTACGACGATCCCGCCGAGGAGGCGCGGCAACGCCGCAAACGGCGCACCATCACGGCCGTGCTGCTCACCCTCCTCGCCCTCGGCGCCGTGGCGTTCATCACGTGGATCAACGGTGGTTTCAAGGGCACTCCGGAGCAGGCCGTCATCCCCGACGTTCAGGACCTGCGGGTGGAGAAGGCGCAGCAGGAACTGCGCGAGGACGGCTTCACCAACATTGACCAGGAAGCGGTCATCTGCCTGGACAACCCTCCGTCCGGCGATTCGCCGTGCTCGTCCGACAAGATCGGCAAGGTCATCGAGACCGATCCCCCGCCGGGCGAGGAGGTGGCCCTGGACACCCGAATCCTCCTCCGCGTGGGCACGGCGCCGAACAAGGTCTCCGTTCCGGACCTGAACGGCCTCTCGCCCGAGGCGGCCAAGGCCGAGCTGGCGGACGCCAACCTCACGCTCGACCCGAACTACGACGAGGTGGAGGTCGACGACCCGAACCTGTACGGCAAGGTGGTCGGCCAAAGCCCGGAGGCGGACAAGAAGGTCGAGCCGGGGCACTCGGTGAGCATCAAGGTCGGCAAGCAGCCCGACATGGTGCAGGTGCCCAACATGACCGGCAAGTCCTACGACGAGGCCAAGGCGACTCTGGAGGGCCTTGACCTCGTCGTGGAACGCGACGACGTCGACCACGAGAAACCCGAGGGCACCGTGGTCTCGCAGGAGCCCAACGGCGGCAGCGTGGAGACCGGCTCGACGGTCGTGCTGAGCGTGTCCAACGGCTCCCAGAGCCAGATCGAGCTACCCGACCTCACGGGCATGACCTACGAGGAGGCGGTCAAGGCGCTGAAGGACGAGGGCTGGAACGGCACCGCGTCGCAGCAGACCCAGACCACCGACGACTCCGACCTGGTGGGCAAGGTGATCGCCACAAACCCGTCCGCCGGTAACTCGATCGCCAAGAATCAGAACATCACGCTCGTCATCGGAGCCGACGACGAGGGCTCGACGGAGCCCTCGGACGACGACGACATACCGGGAATCCCCTGGTAA
- a CDS encoding serine/threonine-protein kinase, which translates to MLSSGQLLAQRYRLDNRIAVGGMGEVWEANDTRLDRTVAVKILKAELSGDAEFLHRFRTEARTTASLNHHGIAAVHDYGETDAGEGSIAYLVMELVKGEPLAAILAREGRLSPERTLDILEQAGRALQAAHERGLVHRDVKPGNILVTPTGEVKVTDFGIAKAADAAPVTRSGMVMGTAHYIAPEQAVGHDAEPSSDVYSLAVCGYECLAGHRPFLSEHAVSVAMMHIRDVAPPLPPDVPPGARAVIEATLVKDPRQRYANGGEFASAVAAVRAGHPLPPPSRLAAAGYLTHPVPPNPPYAPGAPMVTAAPTPNSGPIGPGSRPSMSPVPPPMPMGQARRRAPAWTLLAVAAVLLVIIVVLVLALTVWGKGDSDGDDSRAPMGTNWSHSGVESPDGGGGQGMMVTPPMENRR; encoded by the coding sequence ATGCTGTCGTCCGGGCAACTGCTCGCACAGCGCTACCGACTCGACAACCGCATCGCGGTCGGTGGCATGGGCGAGGTGTGGGAAGCCAATGACACCCGGCTCGACCGCACCGTGGCCGTGAAGATCCTGAAGGCCGAGCTGTCCGGCGACGCCGAGTTTCTGCACAGGTTCAGGACCGAGGCGCGCACCACGGCGTCACTGAACCATCACGGCATCGCGGCGGTCCACGACTACGGCGAGACCGACGCGGGCGAGGGTTCCATCGCCTACCTCGTGATGGAGCTCGTCAAGGGCGAACCGCTGGCGGCCATCCTCGCCCGCGAGGGCAGGTTGTCGCCCGAGCGCACGCTCGACATCCTCGAACAGGCCGGGCGGGCGCTCCAGGCGGCGCACGAGCGCGGCCTCGTCCATCGGGACGTGAAACCGGGGAACATCCTGGTCACCCCCACCGGCGAGGTGAAGGTCACCGACTTCGGCATCGCGAAGGCGGCCGACGCGGCGCCCGTGACCCGTTCCGGCATGGTCATGGGTACCGCCCACTACATCGCCCCCGAACAGGCGGTGGGACACGACGCGGAACCCTCCAGCGACGTGTACTCCCTCGCCGTCTGCGGATACGAGTGCCTCGCGGGCCACCGACCGTTCCTCTCGGAGCACGCGGTGAGCGTGGCGATGATGCACATCAGGGACGTCGCGCCGCCGCTCCCGCCCGACGTTCCTCCGGGCGCACGAGCCGTCATCGAGGCTACCCTCGTCAAGGACCCACGACAGCGATACGCCAACGGAGGCGAGTTCGCGTCCGCGGTCGCGGCCGTGCGGGCAGGACATCCGCTCCCACCGCCGTCGAGGCTCGCCGCCGCCGGTTACCTCACCCACCCGGTGCCCCCGAACCCCCCGTACGCACCGGGTGCCCCGATGGTGACAGCGGCGCCGACACCGAACTCCGGTCCCATCGGACCGGGTTCACGCCCGTCGATGTCGCCGGTACCACCGCCGATGCCGATGGGGCAGGCTCGACGACGTGCGCCCGCGTGGACGTTGCTGGCCGTGGCCGCGGTACTCCTGGTGATCATCGTCGTGCTGGTGCTCGCGCTCACTGTCTGGGGCAAGGGCGACTCGGATGGTGACGACAGCCGAGCTCCGATGGGCACCAACTGGTCGCACTCGGGTGTGGAGTCACCCGATGGCGGCGGCGGGCAAGGCATGATGGTCACACCCCCGATGGAGAACCGCAGGTGA
- a CDS encoding peptidoglycan D,D-transpeptidase FtsI family protein yields the protein MNTPLRKVGVAMLVMVAMLLANSTYIQVVKAEDYRTDGRNNRVLYDEYSRERGKITSDDAGQVLAGVKPTDSTFNYRRTYLNGPMYAPVTGYYSVVYGAGGLEAAYDEFLNGSDSRLLVRRLSDMITGRDPRGGNVQLTVQPAVQEAAYKIMTDRGYKGAVVALDPKTGDILSMVSTPSYDPSDLASHVTPEQQEAWKNYTDDPDNPMLNRAIRETYPPGSTFKILTTAAALENGASADTKVTPDARVTLPGTSTTLENYNGQTCPGNTLKDALAYSCNTAYSEIAAELGAEKMRATAANFGVGMDDLAIPMSVVPSDLGEMESDAALYQTGIGQRDVRMTPLQVALLSATVANDGVAMKPRLVNKLLAPDLSEIEEFSPEELTGDAAMSAANAEVLTDMMIASEANTQGGGKDASLKIASKTGTAEHGSDPKSTPPHAWYTAFAPHDDPQVAVAVIVESGGDHGLAATGGRVAAEIGRAAIAAALGGG from the coding sequence GTGAACACACCGCTACGCAAGGTCGGCGTCGCCATGCTGGTGATGGTGGCCATGCTGCTCGCGAACTCCACGTACATCCAGGTCGTGAAGGCCGAGGACTACCGCACCGACGGCCGCAACAACCGCGTGCTGTACGACGAGTACTCGCGCGAACGCGGCAAGATCACCTCCGACGACGCGGGCCAGGTCCTGGCGGGCGTCAAGCCCACCGACAGCACCTTCAACTACCGCCGCACCTATCTCAACGGGCCGATGTACGCGCCGGTGACGGGTTACTACTCCGTGGTGTACGGCGCGGGCGGCCTCGAAGCGGCCTACGACGAGTTCCTCAACGGTTCGGACTCGCGGCTGCTGGTGCGGCGGCTCAGCGACATGATCACCGGCCGTGATCCGCGGGGCGGCAACGTCCAGCTCACCGTGCAGCCCGCGGTGCAGGAGGCGGCGTACAAGATCATGACCGACCGCGGGTACAAGGGCGCCGTCGTCGCGCTCGACCCGAAGACGGGCGACATCCTGTCCATGGTCTCCACCCCGTCGTACGACCCCAGCGACCTGGCGTCCCACGTCACTCCCGAACAGCAGGAGGCGTGGAAGAACTACACCGACGACCCGGACAACCCGATGTTGAACCGGGCGATCCGCGAGACGTATCCGCCGGGCTCGACGTTCAAGATCCTGACGACGGCGGCTGCCCTCGAAAACGGTGCATCGGCCGACACCAAGGTCACCCCCGACGCGCGAGTCACACTCCCGGGCACGTCCACGACGCTGGAGAACTACAACGGCCAGACCTGCCCCGGCAACACGCTGAAGGACGCGCTGGCCTACTCCTGCAACACCGCGTACTCGGAGATCGCGGCCGAACTCGGGGCCGAGAAGATGCGCGCGACCGCCGCCAACTTCGGTGTCGGTATGGACGACCTCGCCATTCCCATGAGCGTCGTGCCCTCCGACCTCGGTGAGATGGAAAGCGACGCCGCGCTCTACCAGACCGGCATCGGCCAGCGCGACGTCCGCATGACGCCGCTGCAGGTGGCGCTGCTCTCCGCCACCGTCGCCAACGACGGGGTGGCCATGAAACCGCGGCTCGTGAACAAGCTGCTGGCCCCCGACCTGTCGGAGATCGAGGAGTTCTCGCCGGAGGAGCTCACCGGCGACGCCGCCATGTCCGCCGCCAACGCCGAGGTGCTCACCGACATGATGATCGCCTCGGAAGCCAACACGCAGGGCGGAGGCAAGGACGCGTCGCTCAAGATCGCCTCGAAGACGGGCACGGCCGAGCACGGGTCCGACCCCAAGAGCACCCCGCCGCACGCCTGGTACACCGCCTTCGCCCCGCACGACGACCCGCAGGTCGCCGTCGCGGTCATCGTCGAGTCCGGCGGTGACCACGGGCTGGCGGCGACCGGCGGCCGGGTGGCGGCCGAGATCGGCCGCGCAGCCATCGCCGCCGCGCTCGGAGGTGGCTGA